In Pelosinus sp. UFO1, one genomic interval encodes:
- a CDS encoding sensor histidine kinase: MGAFRTFLKGENLRFKLLLYFFTLILLPTVTLGVLGNVIYSKSIEDQATVHTGQMIEQVTRNVEFYIHDMENIIYYLSDDPQIIAFMKHQNDENDSEDMIQESRRVLKTYSDVHQEVAGILVVNDNNFYISNGMDRISRDPLTEESWYKRAFASPKVIHLFSKPIGRNIKATLNYSGDEVVSIAKAVMDPLTGRRLGVILIDLKLEKIKQVIEAITLGKNGFLYIMDANGGIVYAPINPIVYRVKNEWLTDYNNSIVKTIQGSEFQIIYKDSTYTNWKTIGVFSLNETLQEVTNLRHYSIMIGIITLVLAVIAAFFFTASIAKPLSKLRMLMKRAEEGDLSVRFNSRYNDEIGQLGNSFNNMIKEISNLIDMVYVEQRRKREAELKTLQAQIKPHFLYNTLYTIQWMAQEHGAQDVVKILGALANLFRIGLSKGKEMIQVHEELEHVGSYLAIQKARYEDKLTYEIHYDEEIIHYRVLKLILQPLVENAIYHGINARRGGGKIIITGSVKEEKLYFSVVDNGIGITKEKLKEIRELLDNNHVEPAAAGFGIFNVNERIRLSFGKEYGLIYTSVYEEGTKVELWHPLI; this comes from the coding sequence TTGGGAGCTTTCCGTACCTTCTTAAAGGGAGAAAACCTTCGTTTTAAACTACTGCTATATTTCTTTACCTTAATTTTATTGCCCACTGTTACCTTGGGAGTACTAGGAAACGTAATTTATAGTAAGTCAATAGAAGATCAGGCCACGGTTCACACGGGTCAAATGATCGAGCAGGTAACTCGTAACGTAGAATTTTACATTCACGATATGGAAAATATAATTTACTATCTATCCGATGATCCTCAGATTATCGCCTTTATGAAACACCAAAATGATGAAAACGATAGTGAAGATATGATTCAAGAATCCAGGCGAGTACTCAAAACTTATTCAGATGTACATCAAGAGGTTGCAGGAATATTAGTGGTCAATGATAACAATTTTTATATTAGCAACGGAATGGATCGGATTTCTCGTGACCCTCTTACGGAGGAGTCATGGTATAAACGAGCCTTTGCATCACCAAAGGTGATACACCTGTTCAGTAAGCCCATTGGTCGTAATATCAAAGCAACCTTAAATTATAGTGGTGATGAAGTTGTTTCTATTGCTAAGGCCGTTATGGATCCTCTTACAGGTAGACGACTAGGTGTCATTCTAATTGATCTCAAATTAGAAAAAATCAAACAAGTGATTGAAGCCATTACTCTAGGAAAAAATGGATTCCTTTATATTATGGATGCAAATGGCGGTATTGTATATGCTCCTATCAATCCCATTGTGTATCGAGTCAAAAATGAATGGCTCACTGATTACAACAATAGCATTGTCAAAACCATTCAAGGTAGTGAGTTTCAGATTATTTATAAAGATTCAACCTATACGAACTGGAAAACGATTGGTGTCTTTTCTTTAAATGAAACATTACAAGAAGTGACAAACCTTCGCCACTATTCAATTATGATTGGAATCATTACGTTAGTGCTGGCAGTCATCGCCGCTTTCTTTTTTACCGCATCCATCGCAAAACCCCTAAGTAAGTTGCGTATGTTAATGAAAAGAGCGGAGGAAGGAGATTTAAGCGTACGTTTTAATAGTCGTTACAATGATGAAATTGGTCAGCTTGGTAATAGTTTTAACAATATGATAAAAGAAATCAGTAATTTAATAGATATGGTGTATGTAGAACAACGACGAAAACGCGAGGCAGAATTAAAAACCTTACAAGCACAAATTAAGCCCCATTTTTTGTACAATACCTTATATACAATCCAGTGGATGGCCCAAGAACATGGGGCGCAAGATGTAGTTAAGATTCTAGGTGCACTAGCAAATCTGTTTCGTATTGGTCTTAGTAAAGGGAAAGAAATGATTCAAGTCCATGAAGAATTGGAGCATGTAGGCAGTTACTTGGCGATTCAAAAAGCTCGTTACGAAGACAAATTGACCTACGAGATACATTATGATGAGGAAATAATACATTATAGAGTTTTGAAGTTAATCCTGCAGCCGCTCGTCGAGAATGCAATTTACCATGGTATTAATGCTAGGCGGGGAGGCGGTAAAATCATTATTACTGGTAGTGTAAAAGAGGAGAAATTATATTTTAGTGTAGTAGATAATGGTATTGGTATAACAAAAGAAAAACTGAAAGAAATACGAGAATTACTTGACAACAACCATGTTGAACCAGCCGCCGCAGGGTTTGGTATTTTTAATGTTAATGAACGAATTCGCTTGTCTTTTGGTAAAGAATACGGATTAATTTATACTAGCGTTTATGAAGAAGGTACTAAAGTAGAACTCTGGCATCCATTAATTTAA
- a CDS encoding methyl-accepting chemotaxis protein, with the protein MKLQLKIGTKIAASFGVVIALILIMAINSLISLGNAKDDLEKIEQANVRMTLANDIAYQYKVTVSGLRAYVAYGDDAYLGKIDSDFEKVIKLEKDLLALARPDKKAEVQNVIDETTKYKNAVLSEFVPNAKQYNTLLAAGNYSAAQEYKVKLVEFAKRVAPQAAAIEKALDGFAAINVELSKGLVAQSIANGKSVMTTSTVISVLVLVLGIIIAITLTNMIRRPITKLTAIAHQYAQGDLRGDIEVTSSDEIGQLAGSLQEMHKHFVEMISNIRSASEQLAAASQEMAASTEEVTSSSEEVSANMQQLAQEADLGNRSMLEASQALVELSSLIQIAKSKADNTVENSETTLVAAEDGRHRVTDSVTRMDNIKEQTQHSSQIIGELNTYSQQISQITNTITNLAKQTNLLALNAAIEAARAGEHGRGFAVVAEEVRKLAEQSDQGAQEITSLVNVVTEKTNLAVAAMAQNVVEVESGVSTVNAAGKALDSILLEVKKTVMETQEIGKVTSSEVASSEQIIKLIDALATMIESVAAHGEEIAASSQQQSAAMQTVAASAEETSAMAHQLKGSVEKFKV; encoded by the coding sequence GTGAAATTACAACTTAAAATAGGTACTAAAATTGCAGCTAGCTTTGGTGTGGTGATAGCCTTAATTTTGATTATGGCTATCAATTCCTTAATTTCACTAGGAAATGCCAAAGATGATTTAGAAAAAATTGAGCAAGCAAATGTTCGAATGACCCTTGCTAACGACATTGCCTATCAATATAAAGTAACTGTATCAGGCCTTCGTGCCTATGTTGCCTACGGTGATGATGCATACCTAGGTAAAATTGATAGTGACTTTGAGAAGGTTATAAAATTAGAAAAGGATTTATTGGCTCTTGCTAGACCGGACAAAAAGGCAGAGGTACAAAATGTTATTGATGAAACCACTAAATATAAAAATGCAGTTTTATCTGAGTTTGTGCCTAATGCAAAACAATACAACACATTGCTAGCTGCAGGAAATTATTCTGCGGCGCAAGAGTATAAAGTGAAATTAGTAGAATTCGCAAAACGGGTAGCACCGCAAGCGGCAGCGATTGAAAAAGCCTTAGACGGTTTTGCCGCGATCAATGTTGAGTTATCAAAAGGTCTTGTTGCGCAAAGTATTGCAAATGGTAAGAGTGTAATGACCACCTCTACGGTTATTAGTGTGCTTGTCTTAGTGTTAGGTATCATTATTGCGATTACATTAACGAATATGATTCGTCGGCCGATCACAAAACTTACTGCCATTGCACATCAATATGCACAGGGTGATTTACGCGGTGATATTGAGGTAACAAGTTCAGATGAAATAGGGCAACTGGCAGGGTCTTTACAAGAGATGCATAAACATTTTGTAGAGATGATTAGTAATATTCGTTCGGCGTCCGAGCAATTGGCTGCTGCTTCGCAAGAAATGGCGGCATCAACAGAAGAGGTAACCTCTTCTAGTGAAGAAGTATCTGCTAATATGCAACAATTAGCGCAAGAAGCGGATTTAGGAAATCGGTCCATGTTAGAGGCATCACAAGCGCTGGTTGAGTTATCTAGTCTGATACAAATTGCAAAATCTAAGGCTGATAATACAGTGGAAAATTCAGAAACTACACTGGTCGCCGCGGAAGATGGGCGACATAGAGTAACAGATTCTGTTACGCGCATGGATAATATAAAAGAGCAGACCCAGCATTCAAGTCAAATCATTGGCGAACTTAACACCTACTCTCAGCAGATCTCTCAGATCACGAATACGATCACTAACTTAGCAAAACAAACCAATCTTTTAGCTCTTAACGCTGCTATTGAGGCGGCTCGGGCAGGGGAACATGGACGAGGGTTTGCTGTAGTTGCAGAAGAAGTTCGAAAATTAGCAGAGCAGTCAGACCAAGGGGCACAAGAGATTACTTCCCTAGTGAATGTGGTTACTGAAAAAACAAATTTAGCTGTCGCCGCAATGGCCCAAAATGTGGTAGAGGTTGAATCTGGAGTTTCTACCGTTAATGCAGCCGGGAAAGCCTTGGATAGCATTTTGCTAGAGGTAAAGAAAACAGTAATGGAAACACAGGAAATTGGCAAAGTAACTTCTTCAGAAGTTGCAAGTTCTGAACAAATTATAAAATTAATCGATGCTCTTGCAACAATGATTGAAAGCGTTGCAGCTCACGGTGAGGAAATCGCCGCTTCTTCTCAGCAACAATCGGCTGCAATGCAGACGGTAGCTGCTAGTGCAGAAGAAACCAGCGCTATGGCCCATCAATTAAAAGGCTCGGTAGAAAAGTTTAAGGTGTAA
- a CDS encoding SpoIIE family protein phosphatase has protein sequence MSFLHSNIFGESCGYCQRIDLLNMINDPFILIDFENGKILFMNRKALDMYQYSEEECLTKFVKDISHNSARLIQENLDLAKKQKDGYVFTANHIKKDGSIFKVEISSRYMSLHGKFVFAAVVRNLTSNGKMREEIQLAGKVQRRLLPRDTDNHLFRTFSIYQPANYISGDLYDYVFQEESQKLYGIVIDVMGHGLAAAFQTNLLKYLFLRVVDKKKSVKDKLAWMNKEVMPFFTGGEFAGVFLFEFDFTCNTLTYSAGGINYFISIKNQKAQITKAPGIFLGIKEGETFDQDTYSFQPGEGFLFLTDGLFERFKQPLEQELNFESLLEMCEKIVTSGECRDDATGLGIMLH, from the coding sequence GTGAGTTTTTTGCATTCGAATATTTTCGGTGAGAGCTGTGGTTATTGCCAACGCATTGACCTGTTAAATATGATTAATGATCCTTTTATACTAATAGATTTTGAAAATGGAAAAATTCTTTTTATGAATCGCAAGGCATTAGATATGTATCAATATTCAGAGGAAGAGTGTCTTACAAAATTCGTTAAAGATATTAGCCACAATTCGGCCAGGTTGATACAGGAAAATCTGGATTTAGCTAAGAAACAAAAAGATGGCTATGTTTTTACTGCCAATCATATTAAGAAGGACGGTTCTATTTTTAAAGTAGAAATAAGCTCGCGTTATATGAGTTTACATGGAAAGTTTGTTTTTGCCGCTGTGGTACGAAATCTAACATCGAATGGTAAAATGCGCGAAGAAATTCAACTGGCAGGTAAGGTGCAGCGTAGATTGCTGCCAAGGGATACAGACAATCATTTATTTCGTACTTTTTCTATCTACCAACCCGCTAATTATATTAGCGGAGATTTATATGATTACGTGTTTCAGGAAGAATCACAAAAATTGTATGGCATTGTAATTGATGTTATGGGACACGGACTCGCAGCAGCGTTTCAAACGAACCTTTTAAAATATCTTTTCTTAAGAGTAGTCGATAAAAAGAAATCCGTAAAAGATAAGCTAGCCTGGATGAATAAGGAAGTTATGCCCTTTTTTACGGGCGGAGAATTTGCCGGTGTGTTTTTATTTGAATTTGATTTTACGTGTAATACTCTTACCTATTCGGCGGGAGGAATTAATTATTTTATAAGTATCAAGAATCAAAAGGCGCAAATAACAAAGGCTCCTGGAATTTTCTTAGGAATTAAAGAAGGAGAAACTTTTGATCAAGATACGTATTCTTTTCAGCCAGGTGAAGGTTTCCTATTTTTAACAGATGGCTTATTTGAGCGGTTTAAACAACCGTTAGAACAGGAACTCAATTTCGAGAGCTTACTTGAAATGTGTGAAAAAATTGTTACTAGTGGAGAATGTCGTGATGATGCCACAGGTTTGGGAATTATGCTCCATTAA
- a CDS encoding STAS domain-containing protein, protein MEISTNTNREEVTVNLVGSLYVEDAAILREKLLAFMESGHKQFIIKLHEVEYIDSSGLGVLVAIQKKALQKEGGVVLVGAKGIVKELFELTRLNKVFTMQP, encoded by the coding sequence ATGGAAATTAGCACGAATACTAACAGGGAAGAAGTTACGGTTAATTTAGTAGGTAGTTTGTATGTAGAAGATGCTGCAATTTTAAGAGAAAAGTTGCTTGCCTTTATGGAGTCGGGACACAAACAATTTATCATTAAGCTCCATGAGGTGGAGTATATTGATAGTTCGGGCTTAGGTGTCCTTGTTGCTATACAGAAAAAAGCATTACAAAAAGAGGGTGGTGTAGTTCTGGTAGGTGCCAAAGGTATCGTGAAAGAACTCTTTGAACTAACAAGACTAAACAAAGTCTTTACCATGCAACCGTAG
- a CDS encoding ATP-binding protein, with protein sequence MYSFSSLAEFATLRDSIKKELDRHCGEDALRLFLAINEGVNNAIFHGNKQDASKKVHLSMVKLPNEMKITIRDEGEGFLVSKESKTTELWQEDGRGINLIKHYVDSYWLNDLGNEVTFVKKINTV encoded by the coding sequence ATGTACTCTTTTTCCTCACTTGCAGAGTTTGCGACTTTGAGGGATTCGATCAAAAAAGAGTTGGATCGACACTGCGGAGAGGATGCTCTTCGCCTATTTCTTGCAATTAATGAAGGTGTTAATAATGCAATTTTTCATGGTAATAAACAAGATGCTTCTAAAAAAGTACATCTTTCTATGGTGAAACTACCGAATGAAATGAAAATTACGATTCGCGATGAAGGCGAAGGATTTTTAGTTTCAAAGGAGTCCAAGACAACGGAGCTGTGGCAAGAAGATGGTAGAGGAATTAATTTAATAAAACATTATGTGGACTCTTATTGGTTAAATGATCTAGGAAATGAAGTCACATTTGTGAAAAAAATTAATACAGTATAG
- a CDS encoding M48 family metallopeptidase — translation MKKSIFRKITSSFLVAFILLLSNFTNLGKVEAASTMQTLLYGGLAFAYINGQLNNLNDNHQKDLLQQTQRQTGVYENEAMTTKVDSIANRLMSNGIVKEHYAVYVTPDKSFNAFCTLGHIVAVNRGAVELLNEDELAAVLGHEMSHGEHKDPVEGTKKAVGIGVLVDLYIQNNPNTTSTVLSSAAGNYVNNEVITMQQEWNADNAGFANAVAAGYNPGGGAASMVVLRAKLGELWHEGLSKVINPNNHPKTSDRINNFAKHMTDFSGGVVTVKKDKTVQLKGQDIVTPTKAFGLMAEERAYLVAGNLAKVYHNNALSTAYVDSDGAVYIGDQRIMTPADNDESGQDIADRINRITGQ, via the coding sequence ATGAAAAAAAGCATCTTCAGGAAAATAACATCTAGTTTTCTCGTCGCTTTTATTCTTTTACTGTCTAATTTCACAAATTTGGGTAAGGTAGAAGCAGCCAGTACTATGCAAACTTTGCTATACGGTGGTTTGGCCTTTGCCTATATTAATGGACAGTTAAACAATCTAAACGATAATCACCAGAAGGATTTATTACAGCAAACTCAGCGTCAAACTGGCGTTTATGAAAATGAGGCAATGACGACTAAGGTGGATAGTATCGCTAACAGACTTATGTCAAATGGAATTGTAAAAGAGCACTATGCCGTATATGTTACGCCTGATAAATCTTTTAATGCCTTTTGTACTTTAGGACATATAGTTGCAGTCAATCGAGGGGCCGTAGAATTATTAAATGAAGATGAATTAGCTGCTGTTTTGGGCCATGAAATGTCTCATGGCGAGCACAAAGACCCGGTTGAAGGAACTAAAAAAGCAGTGGGAATTGGTGTCTTGGTCGACTTATATATACAAAACAATCCGAATACAACCAGCACCGTACTGAGTAGTGCCGCAGGCAACTATGTAAATAATGAAGTCATTACCATGCAACAGGAATGGAATGCAGATAATGCAGGATTTGCGAATGCAGTGGCTGCGGGTTATAACCCAGGAGGAGGCGCTGCCTCCATGGTTGTACTCCGTGCCAAACTGGGCGAGCTCTGGCATGAAGGATTAAGTAAAGTGATTAATCCTAATAATCATCCAAAAACTAGTGACCGAATTAATAATTTTGCCAAACATATGACAGACTTTAGTGGCGGAGTAGTTACGGTAAAAAAAGATAAAACAGTACAACTTAAAGGCCAAGATATTGTCACTCCAACAAAGGCCTTTGGACTGATGGCTGAAGAAAGAGCGTATTTAGTTGCTGGAAATCTTGCTAAAGTATACCATAACAATGCTCTTAGCACTGCCTATGTAGACAGCGACGGTGCAGTTTATATTGGTGATCAACGGATTATGACCCCTGCGGATAATGATGAAAGCGGCCAAGATATCGCAGACAGAATTAATCGAATTACAGGTCAGTAG
- a CDS encoding D-2-hydroxyacid dehydrogenase, with translation MKIVVLDGYTLNPGDLSWDGLKALGDVAVYDRTPAEKTIERIGDAEIVFTNKTVINKEIFAACSGIKFIGVLATGYNVVDVDIAKEKGIPVANIPTYGTTAVSQITIALLLEVCHHIGEHSKSVMNGDWTNCPDWCYWNYPLIELAGKTLGIIGFGRIGQATAKIAQALGMKVLAFDSYEIDALKSDTLQYVSLDELLANSDVISLHCPLFDSTKGIVNKSNIAKMKDGVILINTSRGPLVVEEDLAEALNSGKVYAAALDVVSTEPIKADNPLLTAKNCIITPHIAWAPKESRSRLMDIAVDNLAKFLENTPVNIVNK, from the coding sequence ATGAAAATAGTTGTATTAGATGGTTATACTTTAAACCCTGGTGACTTGAGCTGGGACGGATTAAAAGCATTAGGTGATGTAGCTGTTTATGATAGAACTCCTGCCGAGAAAACGATTGAAAGAATTGGGGATGCAGAAATCGTTTTCACTAATAAAACGGTGATTAATAAAGAAATATTTGCTGCTTGTTCAGGCATAAAGTTTATTGGTGTATTAGCAACGGGCTATAATGTTGTTGATGTAGATATTGCTAAGGAAAAAGGTATTCCTGTAGCCAATATTCCAACCTATGGAACAACAGCCGTATCTCAAATTACCATAGCACTGCTCCTCGAAGTATGTCATCATATTGGGGAACACAGCAAAAGTGTTATGAATGGTGATTGGACCAATTGCCCAGATTGGTGCTATTGGAATTATCCTCTCATCGAGCTTGCGGGTAAAACGTTAGGTATTATCGGTTTTGGTAGAATAGGGCAAGCTACAGCTAAAATTGCCCAAGCACTAGGCATGAAAGTATTAGCCTTTGATTCCTATGAAATTGACGCTTTGAAAAGCGATACGCTGCAATATGTAAGCCTTGATGAACTCTTGGCTAACTCGGATGTTATATCACTACATTGTCCTTTATTTGACAGCACAAAAGGAATTGTTAACAAAAGCAATATTGCGAAAATGAAAGATGGCGTCATCCTTATCAATACATCTCGTGGTCCACTCGTTGTGGAAGAAGATTTGGCAGAAGCCTTAAATAGCGGTAAAGTATATGCAGCAGCTCTTGATGTTGTGTCAACGGAACCAATTAAAGCAGATAATCCTCTACTTACGGCTAAAAATTGCATTATTACACCACATATTGCTTGGGCACCTAAAGAATCCAGATCAAGACTGATGGATATTGCAGTTGATAACCTAGCAAAATTCTTAGAAAATACACCTGTTAATATTGTAAATAAGTAA
- a CDS encoding DUF362 domain-containing protein, which yields MKRNEIHVIYGSDCRKMIYEMLESIQLIKDLNVDMHIGIKPNLVVAKPAKEGATTSPSIVEGVIQYLQNHGCKNISIMEGSWVGDSTKRAFKVCGYEDLAQKYNVPLYDLKDDSSVVRQVGDLELHVCQRPLQVDFLINIPVLKAHCQTLMTCALKNLKGCIPDKEKRRFHTLGLTKPIGYLAKAIPMGLIIVDGMAGDLTFEEGGNPVQMDRIIIGKDPVLLDTYAASLLGYTKEDIEYIGIAEGMGVGSSNLAMANIQEYDVGLKRNSEFKTSNQVRHLTKKVIAKSACSACYGSLVHALQRLDDIDMLKSICKPIYIGQDFQGQELEGIGIGRCTNKCTQSVVGCPPNAMDILEVLNNNLSR from the coding sequence ATGAAGAGAAATGAAATTCACGTTATTTATGGCAGTGATTGCCGTAAAATGATTTATGAAATGCTGGAGAGCATTCAGCTTATCAAGGACCTGAATGTGGATATGCATATTGGTATAAAGCCAAATTTGGTTGTCGCGAAGCCTGCCAAAGAAGGGGCAACGACCTCTCCGTCTATTGTGGAAGGCGTAATTCAATATTTGCAGAATCATGGGTGTAAGAACATTAGTATCATGGAAGGCTCCTGGGTAGGGGATAGTACGAAACGGGCCTTTAAAGTATGCGGTTATGAAGATCTTGCCCAGAAGTACAATGTACCTCTTTATGATTTAAAAGATGATTCTTCTGTAGTAAGGCAAGTAGGAGATCTAGAGTTGCATGTTTGTCAAAGGCCATTGCAAGTTGACTTTTTGATTAACATTCCAGTGTTGAAAGCTCACTGCCAGACATTGATGACTTGTGCCTTAAAAAATTTAAAGGGCTGTATTCCTGATAAAGAAAAGAGAAGGTTCCATACTCTTGGCCTTACGAAACCAATTGGTTACTTAGCAAAGGCAATTCCCATGGGCCTTATTATTGTTGATGGCATGGCAGGTGATCTTACTTTTGAAGAAGGCGGTAACCCTGTACAGATGGATCGAATTATTATAGGGAAAGATCCAGTATTATTGGATACTTATGCCGCGTCCTTGTTGGGATATACGAAAGAAGATATTGAATATATTGGCATTGCTGAGGGTATGGGAGTAGGTTCGAGTAATCTTGCCATGGCAAACATACAAGAATATGATGTAGGACTCAAAAGAAACAGTGAATTTAAAACCTCAAATCAAGTAAGACATTTGACAAAAAAGGTAATTGCCAAAAGTGCCTGCTCGGCTTGCTATGGTAGTTTGGTTCATGCCTTACAACGTCTGGATGATATAGATATGTTAAAATCTATATGTAAACCTATTTATATAGGACAAGATTTTCAAGGGCAGGAATTGGAGGGCATTGGAATTGGACGTTGTACCAATAAATGTACCCAATCGGTAGTAGGCTGTCCACCGAACGCTATGGATATATTGGAAGTACTTAATAACAATCTATCTCGATGA
- a CDS encoding sugar phosphate isomerase/epimerase, which produces MKLSYIPDSLGYMNFEEMLDMVQSLGVQALEIPTGNWSKAPHLNLDELITSKIARDKYMDALKKRDIELIALNCSGNPLAYEKDMVVTQKTFQLAEMLGIKKIIMMSGLPVGCKGDSTPVWVTTSWPPETQDVLKYQWEDVAIPAWHKLVKDAESCGIERIALENHGCQLVYNPETLIRLRGEVGKMIGMNLDPGHMFWMGGDPIEAVRVLDEALYHIHGKDSRLERRLVGANGVLDTKTIDRFAERSWNYVAVGCGHDLLWWKEFFSVCRMAAYDDYVSLEMEDMTMTPLAGVKTSIDALRLTISK; this is translated from the coding sequence ATGAAGCTATCTTATATACCTGATTCACTGGGATATATGAACTTTGAGGAAATGTTAGACATGGTTCAGAGTCTTGGAGTTCAGGCTTTGGAAATTCCAACAGGCAACTGGTCAAAAGCACCCCATCTAAACCTTGACGAGCTTATCACCAGTAAAATAGCTAGAGATAAATATATGGATGCCTTAAAAAAGCGAGATATTGAGCTGATCGCACTGAACTGTTCAGGCAATCCCTTGGCATATGAAAAAGATATGGTTGTTACCCAAAAGACATTTCAGCTTGCTGAAATGTTAGGAATTAAAAAAATTATTATGATGAGCGGCCTGCCAGTGGGATGCAAGGGGGATAGCACACCTGTATGGGTGACAACAAGCTGGCCGCCCGAAACACAGGATGTGCTCAAATATCAGTGGGAGGACGTGGCTATTCCTGCATGGCACAAGTTAGTAAAGGATGCAGAAAGCTGTGGTATTGAGCGTATTGCCTTGGAAAATCACGGCTGCCAGCTGGTTTACAATCCCGAAACCCTCATCAGACTCAGGGGCGAAGTTGGTAAGATGATTGGTATGAATTTGGACCCGGGGCATATGTTCTGGATGGGAGGAGACCCTATTGAGGCTGTACGTGTATTAGATGAAGCACTTTATCATATTCATGGCAAAGATTCTAGGCTGGAGCGCAGATTGGTGGGGGCAAATGGCGTACTAGACACGAAAACGATTGACCGCTTTGCGGAGCGTTCGTGGAATTATGTAGCAGTAGGATGCGGCCACGACTTGCTATGGTGGAAAGAATTCTTTTCAGTTTGCCGTATGGCAGCCTACGACGATTATGTATCTCTAGAGATGGAGGACATGACTATGACACCACTAGCAGGAGTGAAAACTTCCATTGATGCACTTAGACTAACCATTAGTAAATAA
- a CDS encoding Gfo/Idh/MocA family protein, which produces MDLRIGVIGTGAIGEDHIRRLTDVITGAKVVALSDINIDRAKKIADQYNAKVYVTGEEVIAAPEVDAIVIASWDPTHAQYVLTAIKARKFVLCEKPLATSAEDCKKIIEAEIAEGKQLVQVGFMRRFDRGYRQIKSAIEDDKIGEPLLLHCVHRNRIPGPKHTTEMSIKNSVIHEIDVLRWLLGEEYKTAQVLIPRSSRLAADGLRDPQIVLLETQSGVRIDIESFVNCQYGYDVQCEVVGETGTVRLPDPAAIVMRSQGALSYEIFSDWSDRFIEAYDIEFQQWIDGVKQGMVTGPTAWDGYAACITADACTEAREKGTIVPIEMPECPQFYSK; this is translated from the coding sequence ATGGATTTGCGTATTGGCGTAATTGGAACTGGAGCCATTGGAGAGGATCATATCCGCAGACTCACGGATGTCATTACGGGAGCAAAAGTTGTAGCGTTATCTGACATAAATATAGATCGTGCTAAGAAAATTGCCGACCAATATAATGCAAAGGTTTATGTAACTGGTGAAGAAGTTATTGCAGCACCAGAGGTAGATGCTATTGTTATTGCATCTTGGGATCCAACGCATGCCCAATATGTACTTACTGCTATTAAGGCCAGAAAATTTGTCTTATGCGAAAAGCCGTTGGCTACTTCGGCAGAAGATTGTAAAAAAATTATAGAAGCTGAAATTGCCGAAGGCAAGCAGCTGGTACAGGTTGGTTTTATGAGACGTTTTGATAGAGGCTACAGACAAATTAAATCTGCTATTGAAGACGACAAAATTGGTGAGCCATTGCTGCTTCATTGTGTGCATAGAAATCGTATTCCTGGACCTAAACATACTACAGAAATGAGTATTAAGAATTCTGTTATTCATGAAATTGATGTATTGCGCTGGCTATTGGGCGAAGAATATAAGACTGCTCAAGTATTGATACCGAGAAGTTCCCGTCTTGCAGCAGATGGTTTGCGTGATCCACAGATTGTGCTATTGGAAACACAGAGTGGGGTTCGGATCGATATAGAATCCTTTGTTAATTGTCAGTATGGTTATGATGTTCAGTGCGAAGTAGTAGGTGAAACGGGTACGGTTCGTCTCCCAGATCCTGCTGCTATTGTGATGCGCTCGCAAGGGGCACTTTCCTATGAAATTTTTTCTGACTGGTCAGATCGATTTATTGAAGCATACGACATAGAATTTCAGCAGTGGATCGATGGGGTAAAACAGGGTATGGTAACAGGACCCACTGCATGGGATGGATATGCTGCATGTATTACAGCGGATGCTTGTACTGAGGCCAGAGAAAAGGGTACCATTGTGCCGATTGAAATGCCTGAGTGTCCACAATTTTATAGTAAATAA